From the Salvelinus fontinalis isolate EN_2023a chromosome 35, ASM2944872v1, whole genome shotgun sequence genome, one window contains:
- the LOC129834312 gene encoding BTB/POZ domain-containing protein 9-like isoform X3: MSNSHPLRSLTSVSEIDHLHLLSEHLGALVSGEEYSDVTFVVEGKRFPAHRVILASRCQYFRAMLFNGMKESQPQAEVPLEDTQVEAFSMLLQYLYTGRASLSTAREDVLLDFLGLAHRYGLQPLEDSTCEFLRTVLNTQNVCLVYDVASLYCLGGLAQACCAYMDRQAPEVLASDCFLTLSKTALLAVVQRDSFAATEREIFQALCRWCRHNRNNEVAAQEVMSAVRLPLMSLMEMLNVVRPSGLLSSDNLLDAIQTRSESRDMDLNYRGMLIPEENIATMKHGAQVVKGELKSALLDGDTQNYDLDHGFSRHPIEEDGSAGIQVKLGQPYIVNHVRLLLWDRDSRSYSYYVEVSMDELDWVRVVDHSKLLCRSWQSLFFTARVCRYVRIVGTHNTVNKVFHLVAFECMFTQRRYVLEKGLLVPDRNVATIACGASVIEGVSRSRNALLNGDTSNYDWDSGYTCHQLGSGAIVIQLAQPYMLGSLRLLLWDCDNRSYSYYIELSTNQQQWTKVVDRTKVACRSWQTLVFDKHPASFVRIVGTHNTSNEVGRDEQAREVS; encoded by the exons ATGAGTAACAGCCACCCCCTGCGGTCACTGACCTCGGTGTCAGAGATAGACCACCTGCACCTACTGTCGGAGCACCTGGGCGCTCTGGTGTCTGGCGAGGAGTACAGTGATGTCACCTTTGTTGTCGAGGGGAAGCGCTTCCCTGCCCACCGGGTCATCTTGGCGTCACGGTGCCAATATTTCAG agCTATGCTCTTTAATGGCATGAAGGAGTCTCAGCCCCAGGCCGAGGTGCCCCTGGAGGACACGCAGGTCGAGGCATTCTCCATGCTCCTGCAGTACTTGTACACGGGCCGGGCGAGCCTGAGTACGGCCCGCGAGGATGTTTTGCTGGACTTCCTGGGCCTGGCACACCGCTACGGCCTCCAGCCACTAGAGGACAGCACCTGTGAGTTTCTGCGCACGGTGCTGAACACGCAGAATGTTTGCTTGGTGTACGATGTGGCCAGCCTCTACTGCCTGGGGGGCCTGGCGCAGGCGTGCTGCGCCTACATGGACCGGCAGGCGCCCGAGGTGCTTGCATCAGACtgcttcctcactctctctaag ACTGCTCTTCTGGCTGTGGTGCAGCGGGACTCGTTTGCCGCCACTGAGCGGGAGATCTTCCAGGCGCTGTGCCGCTGGTGCCGGCACAACCGTAACAACGAGGTGGCAGCGCAGGAAGTGATGTCGGCAGTGCGCCTGCCCCTCATGAGCCTGATGGAGATGCTGAATGTGGTGCGGCCCTCTGGCCTCCTCAGTTCCGACAACTTGCTCGACGCCATTCAGACGCGCTCGGAGAGCCGCGACATGGACCTTAACTACCGAGGCATGCTCA TCCCCGAGGAGAACATTGCCACCATGAAGCACGGTGCCCAGGTGGTGAAGGGCGAGCTGAAGTCGGCGCTGCTGGACGGAGACACGCAGAACTATGACCTGGACCACGGCTTCTCCCGGCACCCCATCGAGGAGGACGGGAGCGCAGGCATCCAAGTCAAGCTGGGCCAACCCTACATTGTCAACCACGTCCGCCTGCTGCTGTGGGACCGCGACAGCAG GTCGTACTCTTACTATGTGGAGGTGTCTATGGATGAGCTGGACTGGGTGCGTGTAGTGGACCACTCTAAGTTACTCTGTCGTTCCTGGCAGAGTCTATTCTTCACAGCGCGTGTCTGCAG GTATGTACGCATTGTGGGGACACACAACACTGTGAACAAGGTGTTCCACCTGGTGGCCTTTGAGTGCATGTTCACACAGCGACGATACGTTCTGGAGAAAGGACTCCTGG TCCCTGACCGTAACGTGGCAACCATCGCATGCGGGGCCAGTGTGATCGAGGGTGTGAGCCGGAGCCGCAACGCCCTGCTCAACGGGGACACCTCCAACTACGACTGGGACTCGGGCTACACCTGCCACCAGCTGGGCTCAGGGGCCATCGTCATCCAACTGGCCCAGCCCTACATGTTGGGCTCACTCAG ACTGCTGCTCTGGGACTGTGATAACCGCAGTTACAGTTACTACATCGAGCTGTCCACCAACCAGCAGCAGTGGACCAAGGTGGTGGACCGTACCAAAGTGGCTTGCAG
- the LOC129834314 gene encoding uncharacterized protein K02A2.6-like, with product MATIGRVPEFESTKEDFDSYLERFERWLAANEIKEEKKADVFLSVLGPTEYGLLKGLIEPIKAVELNYAELTETLSRHFKPKPILIAERFRFYQRHQSQGETVADYILALKRLASTCEFAQFLDDALRDKFVCGLTGEAYHRRLLSEKDLTFRKACDIALGLELAHRDTIELSGYAERQKGVHKVSDARGEKGSQKSHFSQSRPQGYTRTKQPTSQRSKPSCYRCGGDNHQHSECRFQNVKCHNCGKVGHLQKVCKASKHTARAHKVLSTVYTAQQQKDGIYLKMEFAGKPVKMQLDTGASVSLVPERLYKEKLKKCPLQPASIRLSSYTGDTIPVLGQIQVPVRYEGKEWTLPLVIVKGEKSALLGRNWLQKIKLNWGEIFSLRKDKPVSQATLTNMLEKHKELFKVGYGEIQDFTAKVRVQEGTKPIFHKPRPVPCALKEAVEKELDRLQKNNIITKVAKSDWAAPIVVVPKKDKTVRMCGDYKVTVNRCILPEEYPLPNAEDLFATLAGGKVFSKLDLAFAYQQLKLDPESEQYLTINTHKGLFRFNRLAYGISTAPAKFQHTMDQILDGIDNVVCFMDDILVSAPTIGEHLISQS from the coding sequence ATGGCAACCATTGGTCGAGTACCAGAGTTTGAGTCTACAAAAGAGGATTTTGATTCCTATTTGGAGCGTTTTGAGCGTTGGCTGGCTGCAAATGAAATCAAAGAGGAAAAGAAAGCAGacgtatttctcagtgttttgggTCCAACTGAGTATGGATTGCTAAAAGGTCTCATTGAACCAATAAAAGCAGTGGAGTTGAACTATGCAGAACTGACTGAAACTCTTTCAAGGCATTTCAAGCCTAAGCCAATTCTCATTGCAGAACGTTTCAGATTTTACCAACGTCACCAGAGTCAAGGGGAAACCGTGGCTGACTACATCCTTGCTTTGAAAAGGCTGGCAAGTACATGTGAGTTTGCACAATTTCTTGATGATGCTCTTCGAGACAAGTTTGTATGTGGTCTCACAGGTGAAGCATATCACAGAAGGCTTCTGTCAGAGAAGGACCTGACCTTTCGGAAAGCCTGTGATATCGCACTTGGACTCGAGCTTGCCCACAGGGATACTATTGAGCTATCAGGATATGCAGAACGTCAGAAAGGTGTTCACAAGGTCAGTGATGCACGTGGTGAAAAAGGCTCACAAAAGTCACACTTTTCTCAGTCCCGTCCTCAAGGTTACACAAGAACAAAGCAGCCCACATCTCAAAGGTCTAAGCCAAGTTGCTACAGATGTGGGGGAGATAATCATCAGCACAGTGAATGTCGATTCCAAAATGTAAAGTGCCACAATTGTGGAAAGGTTGGACATTTACAGAAAGTGTGTAAAGCCTCAAAACACACAGCAAGAGCGCACAAAGTACTGTCCACAGTGTACACAGCTCAACAACAAAAAGATGGAATCTATCTCAAAATGGAGTTCGCGGGAAAACCGGTAAAAATGCAGCTGGACACCGGAGCGTCTGTATCTCTGGTTCCAGAGAGACTCTACAAAGAAAAACTGAAAAAGTGCCCTCTTCAGCCAGCGTCCATCCGCCTTTCTTCATACACTGGTGACACTATTCCTGTGTTAGGGCAGATCCAGGTACCAGTCCGGTATGAGGGGAAGGAGTGGACGCTACCGCTTGTCATTGTTAAAGGAGAAAAATCAGCCTTGCTAGGCAGAAACTGGCTACAAAAGATCAAGTTGAACTGGGGAGAAATCTTCAGTCTGAGAAAGGACAAACCAGTGAGTCAGGCtacactcactaacatgctggagAAGCACAAAGAACTTTTCAAAGTTGGCTACGGCGAAATACAAGACTTCACAGCAAAAGTCAGAGTGCAAGAAGGAACCAAGCCTATCTTTCACAAACCACGTCCAGTTCCCTGTGCTCTTAAGGAAGCAGTAGAGAAGGAACTGGACCGCCTACAGAAGAATAACATAATCACGAAAGTAGCGAAGAGCGACTGGGCCGCACCGATTGTTGTAGTCCCAAAGAAAGACAAGACCGTCAGAATGTGTGGTGACTACAAGGTCACAGTAAATCGCTGCATACTACCAGAGGAATATCCACTACCAAACGCTGAAGATCTGTTTGCCACTCTAGCTGGTGGGAAGGTTTTCAGTAAGCTGGACCTGGCATTCGCTTATCAGCAACTGAAGCTGGATCCGGAGTCAGAACAGTATCTGACCATCAATACACACAAGGGGCTATTCAGATTCAATCGCTTGGCCTATGGAATCTCGACAGCTCCAGCGAAATTCCAACACACAATGGATCAGATCTTGGACGGTATAGACAACGTTGTGTGCTTCATGGACGACATCCTCGTGTCAGCACCAACCATTGGAGAGCACCTTATATCTCAGAGCTGA